A section of the Deltaproteobacteria bacterium genome encodes:
- a CDS encoding F0F1 ATP synthase subunit epsilon, translated as MAEKFKFEIVTPYGVVVSEEVDDATAPGAEGEFGVLKLHTDYLTTLKSGVVRYRKDGQSASYVVGRGYAEVVAEKTVIIVDSAEKPEDIDPEEARKALKDAEEALKGIPEDVENYKLLVADLELAKARVDALGDNSEKH; from the coding sequence ATGGCAGAGAAGTTCAAGTTCGAAATAGTCACGCCTTACGGCGTGGTCGTTTCCGAAGAGGTGGACGACGCAACTGCCCCGGGCGCAGAGGGAGAGTTCGGCGTACTTAAGCTCCATACCGACTATCTTACGACCCTTAAAAGCGGTGTAGTTCGCTACCGTAAGGACGGACAGAGCGCTTCGTATGTCGTTGGCAGAGGGTATGCCGAGGTCGTTGCCGAGAAGACCGTTATAATAGTCGACAGCGCGGAAAAGCCCGAGGACATAGACCCGGAAGAGGCAAGAAAGGCGCTTAAAGACGCGGAAGAGGCCTTAAAGGGCATTCCCGAGGATGTTGAGAACTATAAGCTTTTGGTAGCTGACCTGGAGCTTGCGAAGGCCAGAGTTGATGCTTTAGGAGATAATTCGGAGAAGCATTAA
- the atpD gene encoding F0F1 ATP synthase subunit beta, translating to MGAKGKITQVIGPVLDVQFPPGELPAIYNALRISNPAISSEKGNLVAEVAQHTGENTVRCIAMDSTEGLVRGMEAEDTGEGISVPVGKPVLGRIVNVIGDPVDEAGPIKVDKRWHIHRPAPSFEEQSTTMEVFETGIKVIDLLTPYLKGGKIGLFGGAGVGKTVLIMELINNVAKQHGGYSVFAGVGERTREGNDLWHEMKESKVIDKAALVYGQMNEPPGARARVALSALTMAEYFRDQENQDVLLFVDNIFRFVQANSEVSALLGRIPSAVGYQPTLSTDVGELQERITSTTKGSITSVQAIYVPADDLTDPAPATTFAHLDATTVLSRQIAELGIYPAVDPLDSTSRILDPQVVGEEHYATARRVQQILQKYKDLQDIIAILGMDELSEDDKMIVARARKIQRFLSQPFHVAEVFTGAPGKFVSVKDTVKAFTAIANGDYDDIPEQAFYMVGNIEEALEKAEKLRAQG from the coding sequence ATGGGTGCAAAGGGTAAGATCACGCAGGTCATCGGGCCTGTTCTGGACGTGCAGTTTCCGCCGGGAGAGCTTCCGGCAATATATAACGCGCTTAGGATATCCAACCCGGCTATCAGCAGCGAGAAGGGCAACCTGGTTGCCGAGGTCGCGCAGCATACCGGCGAGAATACCGTAAGATGCATAGCAATGGACTCAACCGAAGGCCTTGTTAGAGGCATGGAGGCCGAAGATACCGGCGAGGGCATATCGGTCCCGGTCGGCAAGCCCGTGCTTGGACGCATCGTTAACGTCATCGGAGACCCGGTCGACGAGGCAGGCCCCATAAAGGTCGATAAGAGATGGCATATACACCGCCCGGCCCCGAGCTTCGAAGAGCAGTCCACCACAATGGAAGTTTTCGAAACAGGCATCAAGGTCATCGACCTTCTGACGCCGTACCTAAAAGGCGGAAAAATCGGACTCTTCGGAGGCGCAGGTGTCGGTAAGACAGTTCTTATCATGGAGCTCATCAATAACGTCGCCAAGCAGCACGGCGGCTACTCGGTCTTCGCGGGTGTCGGCGAGAGAACGAGGGAAGGTAACGACCTCTGGCACGAGATGAAGGAATCGAAGGTTATCGACAAGGCAGCGCTTGTCTACGGACAGATGAACGAGCCTCCGGGAGCAAGGGCCCGCGTTGCTCTCTCGGCCCTTACCATGGCCGAGTACTTCAGGGACCAGGAGAACCAGGACGTTCTTCTCTTCGTCGATAACATATTCAGGTTTGTCCAGGCGAACTCGGAAGTTTCGGCGCTCCTTGGACGTATCCCGTCGGCAGTCGGTTACCAGCCAACCCTTTCAACCGACGTCGGAGAGCTTCAGGAGAGGATCACCTCTACGACAAAGGGCTCTATTACTTCCGTGCAGGCCATCTACGTTCCTGCAGACGACCTTACCGACCCGGCCCCTGCTACTACATTTGCGCACCTTGACGCTACAACCGTTCTTTCGCGTCAGATAGCCGAGCTTGGTATATATCCCGCAGTCGACCCGCTCGACTCGACCTCCAGGATTCTTGACCCGCAGGTTGTCGGCGAGGAGCACTATGCAACAGCCAGAAGGGTCCAGCAGATACTACAGAAGTATAAGGACCTGCAGGACATCATAGCGATCCTTGGTATGGACGAGCTCTCAGAGGACGATAAGATGATAGTTGCGAGGGCAAGAAAGATTCAGAGATTCCTCTCACAGCCCTTCCACGTTGCCGAGGTGTTCACAGGAGCCCCGGGTAAGTTCGTTAGCGTGAAGGACACGGTAAAGGCCTTTACGGCGATTGCAAACGGCGATTACGATGATATTCCTGAGCAGGCCTTCTACATGGTCGGCAATATCGAAGAGGCGCTCGAAAAGGCCGAGAAGCTTAGGGCGCAGGGTTAA
- the atpG gene encoding ATP synthase F1 subunit gamma — translation MATLSDIKRRIKSVKNTRQITKAMKMVSAAKLRKAQEAIVAARPYAEKVRDLVDAISKKSLPHSHPLLSKQNANSGAIEIVLITSDRGLCGSFNTVLIRTTERLIRENKGKKIGLHVVGRRAVDHFKNRKDIELLNRRNFGSGRPTMKTAADIAVDITGGYMKDRCDEAYIVYSEFQSAMTQRPVAQKVLPVLEKGAEAPYEGYIYEPSPEAVLDELLPKYIEVQIFRGLLESSASEHGARMTAMDSASRNASDMISGLTLLYNRARQAAITKELMEIIGGAEALKG, via the coding sequence ATGGCGACATTAAGCGATATAAAAAGACGCATAAAGAGCGTCAAGAACACGCGCCAGATTACCAAGGCCATGAAGATGGTCTCTGCCGCAAAGCTTAGAAAGGCGCAGGAGGCCATAGTAGCCGCGCGCCCGTACGCAGAGAAGGTGCGCGATTTAGTCGATGCCATTTCCAAGAAATCCTTACCGCACAGCCACCCGCTTCTCTCAAAGCAGAATGCCAATAGCGGGGCAATAGAGATAGTACTTATTACCTCGGACAGAGGCCTTTGCGGAAGCTTCAATACCGTTCTTATAAGGACTACCGAGCGCCTTATCCGCGAGAATAAGGGTAAGAAAATCGGCCTCCATGTAGTTGGTAGGAGGGCAGTCGACCACTTCAAGAACCGTAAGGACATAGAGCTTCTTAACAGAAGGAACTTCGGCAGCGGTCGCCCGACCATGAAGACCGCGGCCGATATAGCGGTCGATATCACGGGCGGCTACATGAAGGACCGCTGTGATGAGGCTTACATAGTATATTCCGAATTCCAGAGCGCGATGACGCAGCGCCCTGTTGCGCAGAAGGTGCTTCCTGTGCTGGAGAAGGGCGCAGAGGCCCCTTACGAGGGCTACATCTACGAACCTTCGCCAGAGGCGGTGCTCGATGAGCTTTTGCCAAAATACATAGAGGTGCAGATATTCAGGGGGCTTCTCGAAAGCTCGGCTAGCGAGCACGGCGCGAGGATGACGGCCATGGATTCGGCATCAAGAAACGCTTCCGACATGATAAGCGGCCTAACGCTCCTCTATAATAGAGCACGTCAGGCTGCCATCACAAAAGAGCTTATGGAGATCATCGGCGGCGCAGAGGCGCTAAAAGGTTAA
- the atpA gene encoding F0F1 ATP synthase subunit alpha, which produces MIKASEIGDIIKTRIKGFEKSVNVEEVGTVLSVGDGIARVYGLEKAMAGELVEFPGSIYGMVLNLEEDTVGTAIFGEDYTIKEGDTVKRTGKIVEVPVGEELAGRVVNALGQPIDSLGPIKSKLSRRVEIKAPGIVARKSVHEPLQTGIKAIDAMIPIGRGQRELIIGDRQTGKTAVAIDTIINQKGKGVFCIYVAIGQKQSTIALIVEKLKQFGAMDYTVVVAATASSSAPLQFLAPYTGCTIGEYFRDNAKHALVVYDDLSKHAVAYRQLSLLLRRPPGREAYPGDVFYLHSRLLERAAKLSDALGAGSLTALPVIETQAGDVSAYVPTNVISITDGQIYLESDLFYSGVRPAINVGLSVSRVGGAAQIKAMKQVAGTMRLELAQFRELAAFAQFGSDLDAATQRQLARGGRLVEILKQGQYTPLPVEKQVIIIYAATKGYVDSYPTSVLRRYEDELFKFIESRHEGLLTDIREKKAIDDAVKSRLHGVLDEFKELFVAE; this is translated from the coding sequence ATGATCAAGGCAAGCGAGATAGGGGATATAATAAAAACCCGGATAAAGGGCTTTGAAAAGTCCGTGAACGTCGAGGAGGTAGGCACAGTCCTCTCTGTAGGCGACGGTATAGCCAGGGTATACGGCCTCGAAAAGGCCATGGCAGGGGAGCTTGTCGAGTTCCCGGGCTCCATATACGGAATGGTCCTTAACCTCGAAGAGGACACCGTCGGCACCGCGATATTCGGCGAAGACTATACAATTAAAGAAGGCGACACGGTTAAGAGGACCGGGAAAATCGTCGAGGTCCCGGTAGGCGAGGAGCTTGCGGGCAGGGTCGTAAACGCCCTTGGCCAGCCAATCGACAGTCTCGGGCCGATAAAGTCGAAACTTTCAAGAAGGGTCGAGATAAAGGCCCCGGGCATCGTTGCAAGAAAGTCGGTTCACGAGCCGCTCCAGACCGGTATCAAGGCCATAGACGCCATGATCCCGATAGGAAGAGGGCAGAGGGAACTTATCATCGGCGACAGGCAGACCGGTAAGACCGCGGTCGCAATCGATACGATCATAAACCAGAAGGGCAAGGGAGTGTTCTGTATCTACGTCGCTATCGGCCAGAAGCAGTCCACCATAGCCCTTATAGTCGAGAAGCTAAAGCAGTTTGGAGCGATGGACTACACCGTCGTCGTTGCCGCAACGGCGAGCTCTTCTGCTCCGCTTCAGTTCCTTGCGCCTTACACGGGCTGCACCATAGGCGAGTACTTCCGCGATAACGCGAAGCACGCCCTTGTCGTGTACGACGATCTTTCGAAGCACGCCGTCGCGTACAGGCAGCTTTCGCTCCTCCTTAGAAGGCCTCCTGGAAGGGAAGCATACCCCGGAGACGTTTTCTACTTACACTCAAGGCTTCTTGAGAGGGCCGCAAAGCTTAGCGACGCGCTCGGCGCAGGCTCCTTGACCGCTCTTCCGGTAATCGAGACGCAGGCAGGCGACGTTTCCGCTTACGTTCCGACAAACGTCATCTCCATCACCGACGGCCAGATTTATCTTGAGAGCGATCTTTTTTATTCGGGTGTCAGGCCCGCAATCAACGTCGGCCTCTCGGTTTCAAGGGTCGGCGGCGCGGCGCAGATAAAGGCCATGAAGCAGGTCGCCGGTACGATGAGGCTCGAACTTGCACAGTTTAGAGAGCTTGCGGCATTCGCGCAGTTTGGAAGCGACCTTGACGCAGCTACCCAGAGGCAGCTTGCAAGGGGCGGCAGGCTTGTTGAAATTCTTAAGCAGGGCCAGTATACTCCGCTTCCGGTCGAGAAGCAGGTCATCATCATATACGCGGCCACAAAGGGCTATGTTGATTCGTACCCGACCTCGGTTCTTAGAAGGTACGAGGACGAGCTCTTTAAGTTCATAGAGTCCAGGCACGAGGGGCTCCTTACCGATATCAGGGAGAAGAAGGCAATAGACGACGCCGTAAAGTCCAGGCTCCACGGCGTGCTCGACGAGTTCAAGGAACTCTTTGTTGCGGAATAA
- the atpH gene encoding ATP synthase F1 subunit delta, translating to MKKGSSAKRYAKALIDIAIADKAVEKTGKELSSVAAAFAEGTELMKVVLNPMYKMEDRKAVASEVCVKVGTSDTIKRFTVLLVETGVIKYIDDVAASYTKFEDEVSGRLRVTVEAASELSPATLDAVKAKLKAETKKDIILTFKKDAAIIGGLVVKVGNLTLDASIKSQLSKIREKLLEGVA from the coding sequence ATGAAAAAAGGTTCGAGCGCGAAGAGGTACGCAAAGGCGCTAATCGACATAGCCATCGCCGATAAGGCCGTTGAGAAGACAGGCAAGGAACTTTCTTCGGTTGCCGCGGCATTCGCCGAGGGCACTGAGCTTATGAAGGTGGTATTAAACCCCATGTACAAGATGGAGGACAGGAAGGCCGTTGCCTCCGAGGTGTGTGTAAAGGTAGGCACCTCCGATACCATAAAGAGGTTTACCGTACTGCTTGTCGAGACCGGCGTTATAAAGTACATAGACGACGTCGCGGCCTCCTACACGAAGTTCGAGGACGAGGTTTCCGGACGTTTGAGAGTTACGGTCGAGGCGGCCTCCGAGCTATCTCCGGCAACGCTTGATGCGGTAAAGGCAAAGCTCAAGGCGGAGACGAAAAAGGACATTATTCTTACTTTCAAGAAGGATGCCGCCATAATCGGCGGGCTTGTTGTTAAGGTAGGCAATCTGACGCTCGATGCGAGCATTAAGTCACAGCTTTCGAAGATACGGGAAAAATTACTGGAAGGAGTGGCATAG
- a CDS encoding alpha/beta hydrolase produces the protein MYSKYDEWKSIEDVCFPDWPRHRGERTLADVAKRVIADNNITSGDIVGGVSLGGMVALEIYKILKNPKVVLISSALGHNEISGRLRLLASLASVIPITPIQFLFGISGSGVLKMAASAEPSFIRAMAFAIFSWEGYKGTVVDIIRIHGDADRTIKCPADCFVIPGGTHFTAINRRAECVRIIKEQLKA, from the coding sequence ATGTACTCCAAATACGATGAATGGAAGAGCATCGAGGACGTCTGCTTTCCGGATTGGCCGCGCCATAGAGGCGAGCGTACACTCGCGGATGTGGCCAAAAGGGTCATCGCGGATAACAACATAACGAGCGGGGATATCGTCGGCGGGGTCTCTCTTGGCGGCATGGTGGCGCTCGAGATATATAAGATTCTAAAGAACCCGAAGGTTGTGCTCATATCGAGCGCGCTTGGCCATAACGAAATAAGCGGCAGGTTAAGGCTCCTTGCCTCTCTTGCGTCCGTAATCCCGATAACACCGATTCAGTTTTTATTTGGTATTTCCGGCAGCGGAGTTCTAAAGATGGCTGCCTCGGCAGAGCCGTCCTTTATAAGGGCCATGGCCTTTGCGATATTTTCGTGGGAAGGCTATAAGGGCACGGTGGTAGATATCATACGTATACACGGTGATGCGGACAGGACCATAAAGTGCCCGGCAGACTGCTTCGTTATTCCGGGTGGCACGCACTTTACGGCGATTAACAGGAGGGCCGAGTGCGTGCGCATTATAAAGGAACAGCTCAAGGCGTAA
- a CDS encoding DUF362 domain-containing protein translates to MAKNPSTVYFADTRAGADKNLFDKTSALLKKAGLPKLFKKGDLVAVKLHFGEYGNTSFLRPQFIRMAVDAIKDTGAAPFLTDTNTLYVGRRTNSADHLECALLNGFGYEVTGAPIVIADGLRGESKVRVEIKGKHLKEAIIARDIVSADGIVVMTHFKCHELTGFGGALKNVGMGCAAREGKLLQHSNTAPVVDQSGCTACGMCEEACPVSAITIKKAAVIDKRTCIGCGHCIAVCPEGTINVQWNEAVANIQEKMAEHVLGALMGKEKKSVFVNYLTQISPACDCYGHNDTPIVKDVGILASIDPVALDAASADMVNAEEGFKDSALTMNHAKGADKFRGVHPTIDWNHQLDHAEKLGIGTRHYKITEI, encoded by the coding sequence GTGGCAAAGAATCCTTCGACAGTTTATTTCGCGGACACGCGGGCAGGGGCGGATAAAAACCTCTTTGACAAGACCTCAGCGCTTCTTAAAAAGGCCGGGCTTCCAAAGCTCTTTAAGAAAGGCGACCTTGTCGCAGTAAAGCTCCACTTTGGCGAGTACGGCAATACGTCGTTTTTGCGACCGCAGTTCATACGCATGGCCGTTGACGCCATAAAGGACACGGGCGCAGCCCCGTTCCTCACCGACACAAACACCCTTTATGTCGGAAGAAGGACGAACTCGGCAGACCATCTTGAATGCGCGCTCCTAAACGGCTTTGGCTACGAGGTAACGGGCGCGCCAATCGTCATAGCCGACGGCTTAAGGGGCGAAAGCAAGGTTAGGGTGGAGATAAAGGGTAAGCACCTTAAAGAGGCAATCATTGCAAGGGACATAGTATCGGCAGACGGCATTGTCGTAATGACGCATTTCAAGTGCCACGAGCTCACGGGATTTGGCGGCGCGCTAAAGAACGTCGGTATGGGCTGCGCTGCAAGGGAAGGCAAGCTTCTTCAACACTCGAACACCGCGCCTGTGGTTGACCAAAGCGGCTGCACTGCATGCGGCATGTGCGAGGAGGCCTGCCCGGTTAGCGCAATAACAATAAAGAAGGCAGCGGTCATTGATAAAAGGACATGTATAGGCTGCGGTCATTGTATAGCGGTTTGCCCGGAGGGCACAATCAACGTGCAATGGAACGAGGCCGTTGCCAACATACAGGAGAAGATGGCAGAGCACGTGCTCGGCGCCCTTATGGGCAAGGAGAAAAAATCCGTGTTCGTGAATTACCTAACTCAGATAAGCCCTGCATGCGATTGCTACGGCCATAACGACACGCCGATTGTAAAGGATGTAGGCATCCTTGCCTCTATTGACCCTGTTGCCCTTGATGCGGCCTCCGCTGACATGGTGAACGCGGAGGAAGGCTTCAAGGACTCGGCCCTTACGATGAACCATGCCAAAGGAGCCGATAAGTTTCGCGGCGTTCACCCGACCATAGACTGGAACCACCAGTTAGACCACGCGGAAAAGCTCGGCATAGGCACGAGGCATTACAAGATAACGGAGATATAG
- a CDS encoding ribonuclease J, giving the protein MANALKIIPLGGLGEIGLNMMAYEYGDSIIVVDSGLMFPEEYMLGIDVVIPDVSYLAANKDKVKGFVITHGHEDHIGALPFVLPKINVPIYATAMTIGLIETKLEEYDLLKTTTFETMRPRDRVVLGDFSVEFIRVSHSIVDGCALAITTPAGVVIHTGDFKFDQTPVDGEVTDYARFSEYGEKGVDLLLSDSTNVESEGYTISESTIGKAFDEIFSRAKGRIIVAAFSSHIHRIQQVINATAKQNRKLVLNGKSMVGNVAIARTLGYLNVPDDLIVDIKTIDALEPNQAVLLTTGSQGEPMSALLRMAMDAHKQLRIINGDTVILSSKFIPGHEKAISNMMNHLFKRGAEVIFEKVSDVHVSGHAAKEELLIMLNLVKPRCFIPLHGEYRHLVKHGRLAESVGVEKENIVIAEDGDVVELTKDSIKKAGRVESGRVFVDGKGVGDIGDIVLRDRKHLSQDGMVVAIIAINQASGETIYGPEIFTRGLVFEEESSEILSMARLHVVETLSNTGAEEKGDLKEVEEIVRVALRRFFKKTLERRPVILPVIIEV; this is encoded by the coding sequence ATGGCAAACGCGCTGAAAATTATACCTCTTGGAGGGCTCGGAGAGATAGGCCTTAATATGATGGCCTATGAGTACGGAGACTCGATAATCGTCGTTGACTCCGGGCTCATGTTCCCGGAGGAGTACATGCTCGGCATAGACGTGGTCATTCCGGATGTTTCCTATCTTGCCGCAAATAAGGACAAGGTAAAGGGCTTTGTTATCACGCACGGGCACGAGGACCACATAGGAGCGCTTCCGTTTGTCCTTCCCAAGATAAACGTGCCGATTTACGCAACCGCCATGACCATCGGCCTCATAGAAACAAAGCTCGAGGAGTACGACCTTTTAAAGACCACCACCTTCGAGACCATGAGGCCGCGTGACCGCGTCGTGCTAGGCGACTTCTCGGTTGAGTTCATACGTGTGAGCCATTCCATAGTAGATGGTTGTGCCCTTGCGATAACCACACCCGCCGGTGTTGTCATACATACAGGCGATTTCAAATTCGACCAGACGCCTGTTGACGGCGAGGTAACGGACTACGCCCGGTTCTCGGAATACGGGGAAAAGGGTGTTGACCTTCTACTATCTGACTCGACAAATGTCGAGAGCGAGGGTTACACCATATCAGAGAGCACCATAGGCAAGGCCTTTGACGAGATATTTTCAAGGGCAAAGGGCCGCATCATAGTTGCCGCGTTTTCATCCCACATACACCGCATTCAGCAGGTTATTAACGCAACAGCCAAGCAAAACAGAAAGCTCGTGTTAAACGGCAAGAGCATGGTCGGCAATGTTGCCATAGCAAGAACACTCGGGTACTTGAATGTCCCAGATGACCTTATAGTGGATATTAAAACTATCGATGCGCTTGAGCCGAACCAGGCCGTGCTTCTAACTACCGGGAGCCAGGGCGAGCCCATGAGCGCGCTTCTTAGGATGGCAATGGACGCGCACAAACAGCTTAGGATAATCAACGGCGATACGGTAATCCTTTCTTCTAAGTTCATACCCGGCCACGAAAAGGCCATATCGAACATGATGAACCACCTCTTTAAGCGCGGGGCAGAGGTCATTTTCGAAAAGGTCTCGGACGTGCACGTATCCGGGCACGCGGCAAAGGAAGAACTCCTTATAATGTTAAATCTCGTAAAGCCGAGATGCTTTATCCCGCTACACGGCGAGTATCGCCACCTTGTAAAGCACGGACGTCTTGCGGAGTCCGTTGGCGTTGAAAAGGAAAACATCGTAATTGCCGAGGACGGCGATGTTGTCGAGCTTACGAAGGATTCTATAAAGAAGGCCGGCCGTGTGGAGTCCGGCAGGGTGTTTGTCGACGGCAAGGGGGTAGGAGACATAGGCGACATAGTGCTAAGGGATAGAAAGCATCTTTCCCAGGACGGCATGGTGGTAGCAATAATCGCAATCAACCAGGCAAGCGGCGAGACCATCTACGGCCCAGAGATTTTTACGCGCGGGCTCGTGTTCGAGGAAGAGAGCTCGGAGATACTGTCCATGGCAAGGCTGCACGTTGTCGAGACGCTCTCGAACACCGGGGCCGAGGAAAAGGGCGACCTGAAAGAAGTGGAAGAGATAGTCAGGGTGGCGCTTAGAAGGTTCTTTAAGAAGACCCTCGAGCGAAGGCCCGTGATACTTCCGGTGATTATAGAGGTTTGA
- a CDS encoding 1-acyl-sn-glycerol-3-phosphate acyltransferase, whose product MSFSIIARTLLLWTIGVPLLIVFSTATATAAVFDKSGNAPHTVASMWMKLILFLSGVGVEVSGAEKLPPPPFILAANHTGTFDIPVVQGRLPAQFRWIAKKSLFGIPFLGWAMYRAGYVPVDLDNSRESVKSLIAAAEKIAAGTSVLIFPEGTRNTTGKLAPFKRGAFILAQKSGAPIVPVSISGTRDIMKIGGFVVRPHKVNVSIGSPIESKGKKAEELSEQTFTAVDKGIDWSF is encoded by the coding sequence ATGAGTTTCAGTATAATAGCGAGGACGCTCTTACTTTGGACAATCGGCGTGCCGCTTCTCATAGTATTTTCGACTGCCACTGCCACGGCAGCCGTGTTCGATAAAAGCGGCAACGCGCCGCACACCGTGGCGTCCATGTGGATGAAGCTCATCCTTTTTCTCTCCGGCGTGGGGGTGGAGGTATCGGGGGCAGAGAAGCTTCCGCCTCCTCCTTTTATACTGGCAGCGAACCACACCGGCACCTTCGACATACCGGTTGTGCAGGGCAGGCTTCCGGCGCAGTTTCGATGGATTGCCAAGAAGAGCCTCTTTGGCATACCGTTTCTCGGCTGGGCAATGTATAGGGCGGGGTATGTGCCCGTGGACCTTGATAATTCGAGAGAGTCGGTAAAGAGCCTCATTGCCGCAGCAGAGAAAATCGCGGCAGGGACTTCGGTATTGATATTTCCAGAGGGCACGAGGAACACTACCGGAAAACTCGCGCCGTTTAAACGGGGGGCGTTTATACTCGCGCAAAAGAGCGGCGCGCCTATAGTGCCCGTGTCCATTAGCGGCACGCGCGATATAATGAAAATCGGCGGCTTTGTTGTGAGGCCGCATAAGGTAAATGTCTCTATCGGAAGCCCCATAGAGAGCAAAGGCAAAAAGGCAGAGGAGCTTTCCGAGCAAACATTTACAGCGGTTGATAAAGGCATTGATTGGAGTTTTTGA
- a CDS encoding single-stranded DNA-binding protein, with amino-acid sequence MPMAGINKAILVGNLGQDPEIRYTPSGLAVANFSLATSESFKGKDGQRETKTEWHKIVAFGKLAEICGEYLNKGKQIYIEGRIQTRQWEDKDGNKRYTTEIVANQMQMLGTKGGSGGGFDKGESSSGGPPTAEEPPPADMDDIPF; translated from the coding sequence ATACCTATGGCAGGCATAAACAAAGCAATCCTCGTCGGCAACCTCGGACAAGACCCGGAAATCCGGTACACTCCAAGCGGATTGGCGGTCGCCAACTTCAGCCTCGCAACAAGCGAGAGCTTCAAGGGCAAGGACGGCCAGAGGGAAACCAAGACAGAGTGGCATAAAATCGTGGCATTCGGGAAACTCGCTGAGATATGCGGCGAGTACCTTAATAAGGGCAAGCAGATATACATCGAGGGCCGCATACAAACGCGCCAGTGGGAAGACAAGGACGGCAACAAACGCTACACAACCGAAATCGTCGCCAACCAGATGCAGATGCTTGGCACCAAAGGGGGCAGCGGCGGAGGGTTTGACAAAGGCGAGTCGTCCTCCGGAGGGCCTCCTACTGCCGAAGAGCCGCCGCCGGCAGATATGGACGATATACCGTTCTAA
- a CDS encoding phospholipase D-like domain-containing protein has protein sequence MIAIIKSPWEETFIDLLKHSRKNIYLASPFIKKNTAKIVIKHSRKSVDLRCMTSFKLANFSRAASDLDALKILSHRTARQKNVHNLHAKFFVFDEVAIVTSGNLTPGGLRNNLEYGLLVDGSTAKSIKKDYLEIFNNPNNPSITKTVIEKADEILLSIPKEKKKTVQIRDSALFEDFMNDENMEERFDAGKDIIRRNLSSWKKDVFDCLTEVPKDIFSIDDIYSFSTRLKMLHPKNMNIKPKIRQQLQYLRNIGLLEFVKPGLYKKLWS, from the coding sequence ATGATAGCAATAATAAAATCACCGTGGGAAGAAACATTTATCGACCTTCTAAAACACTCCAGAAAAAACATTTACCTAGCAAGTCCTTTCATCAAAAAGAACACAGCCAAAATAGTAATAAAACATAGCCGCAAATCAGTCGACTTGAGGTGCATGACCTCTTTCAAGCTGGCCAATTTTTCAAGAGCGGCTTCAGACCTTGACGCTTTAAAAATACTTTCACACCGCACAGCCAGACAAAAAAATGTGCATAATCTTCATGCCAAATTTTTCGTCTTCGACGAAGTAGCAATAGTAACTTCAGGGAATCTAACGCCAGGCGGACTAAGGAACAACCTCGAATACGGCCTTCTAGTAGACGGCAGCACTGCGAAAAGCATTAAAAAAGACTACCTGGAAATTTTCAACAACCCGAACAATCCATCTATAACAAAAACGGTCATAGAAAAAGCAGACGAAATACTTCTTTCTATCCCAAAAGAAAAAAAGAAAACCGTACAGATTCGCGACTCAGCCCTTTTTGAAGATTTTATGAACGACGAAAACATGGAAGAGCGTTTTGATGCCGGCAAGGATATTATAAGACGAAATTTATCGTCATGGAAAAAAGACGTATTCGACTGTCTGACCGAAGTCCCAAAAGACATATTTTCGATAGATGACATTTATTCTTTTTCAACCAGGCTCAAAATGCTCCATCCGAAGAATATGAACATAAAGCCAAAAATTCGGCAACAGTTGCAATACTTAAGAAATATTGGCTTATTGGAATTCGTAAAGCCTGGACTGTATAAAAAACTCTGGTCATAA